The proteins below come from a single Lineus longissimus chromosome 5, tnLinLong1.2, whole genome shotgun sequence genomic window:
- the LOC135488604 gene encoding collagen alpha-1(I) chain-like, which produces MIEGKCCKPGQVVKDGKCGPSTPSNVGSTPGPTETPRKTTTKIPGCPKGLYKIGGTCCPQGMVPVKGGCCLPAHFKASATKCCPDGTKLIEGQCCPPGMKVSGGKCSQPPIPAPTVTAAPTPITTPSQPECPTGQYKIGNTCCPKGQVLNQGKCCPPDHFVASSTKCCPKGTKFMSGKCCPQGQKVSGGKCVTPPDRVTTVKPTIPSNECPPGHKKAPGTTTCCKIGTVFSNGRCCPKGYIASGNKCCPTGMILVQGKCCKKGQVVSGGKCTVPPTPAPPPVTTTKKVEPPNECPKGTQKSNGQCCPRGFIGAGSKCCPKGKILVQGKCCSPGQVVSSGKCSAPPTPAPEVPKTTNPARRTTPPRGGGVTTRPACPSGPGGPINGGKRTVRLDLIFILDTSSSNGQSGFGRSRQYILMLLRLFILGPSGLRLKVIYYTKHVHVLTFDVETKVKMYMNEVMSIPYMGGRIDILKIFLKVKVEFTTFFRKDIKRFLFLCGGFKVEKSQQSQLTIIIKTELILKFKIQVHYFAVGVTAKTDMVFWKTVISVKHVVTFIKIELSWVIHWFVTHSLKITGGAAGVGKIKRQHNHEAPVLSASWFLAAPYACTVLLLTDCIENSAYLASVSKILRKRVINNRVIFRVGFRKAWRRR; this is translated from the exons ATGATCGAAGGGAAATGCTGCAAACCAGGACAGGTTGTCAAGGATGGAAAGTGCGGTCCGTCGACTCCCTCTAACGTTGGTTCCACTCCCGGTCCTACAGAAACAC caagGAAAACAACCACCAAGATACCTGGTTGTCCAAAGGGTCTTTACAAGATTGGCGGGACCTGTTGTCCACAAGGAATGGTGCCAGTAAAAGGAGGGTGTTGCCTACCAGCTCATTTCAAGGCCTCGGCTACAAAATGCTGCCCAGATGGAACCAAGCTGATTGAAGGCCAATGCTGTCCGCCTGGTATGAAGGTATCTGGAGGAAAATGTTCACAACCACCGATACCAGCGCCTACAGTGACAGCAGCACCAACACCCATAA CCACTCCGAGTCAGCCTG AATGTCCTACGGGACAGTACAAAATTGGCAATACCTGCTGTCCAAAGGGACAGGTACTCAATCAAGGAAAGTGCTGCCCTCCAGATCACTTCGTTGCCTCTAGTACAAAGTGCTGCCCAAAGGGAACCAAGTTCATGAGTGGAAAATGCTGCCCGCAAGGCCAAAAAGTATCTGGCGGAAAATGTGTCACACCACCAGACCGCGTAACAACAGTGAAACCAACAATACCGTCAAACG AATGTCCACCTGGCCATAAGAAGGCACCTGGTACTACCACCTGCTGCAAGATAGGCACAGTGTTCAGCAATGGAAGATGTTGCCCAAAAGGCTATATCGCGAGTGGCAACAAATGCTGTCCAACGGGAATGATACTTGTCCAAGGGAAATGCTGCAAGAAGGGACAGGTTGTCTCCGGTGGGAAGTGCACTGTGCCTCCGACGCCAGCGCCTCCCCCGGTAACAACTACAAAAAAAG TGGAACCACCAAACG AATGCCCAAAGGGCACACAAAAGTCAAATGGACAGTGCTGCCCACGAGGTTTTATTGGTGCAGGAAGCAAGTGCTGTCCAAAAGGGAAGATCCTGGTTCAGGGAAAATGTTGTTCGCCAGGTCAAGTCGTGTCGAGTGGGAAGTGTTCAGCACCACCTACACCAGCACCTGAAGTGCCAAAGACTACCAATCCAGCGCGAAGGACTACTCCGCCTAGAG GAGGAGGAGTAACAACTCGGCCAG CCTGTCCCAGTGGTCCAGGTGGTCCAATTA atggCGGTAAACGCACCGTGCGTCTTGACCTGATATTTATCCTGgacacatcatcatcaaacgGACAATCCGGCTTTGGCCGGTCCCGCCAGTATATCTTGATGCTCTTACGTTTGTTTATCCTGGGACCCTCCGGCCTCAGACTTAAGGTCATCTACTACACCAAGCACGTGCATGTGTTGACCTTCGACGTGGAGACCAAGgttaaaatgtacatgaacgAGGTCATGTCTATACCGTATATGGGAGGAAGGATTGACATCTTAAAGATCTTTCTGAAGGTCAAGGTTGAATTCACTACATTCTTTAGGAAGGACATAAAGAG GTTTCTATTCTTGTGTGGAGGATTCAAGGTGGAGAAGTCCCAACAGAGCCAGCTGACAATCATAATCAAGACTGAACTCATCCTCAAGTTCAAGATTCAGGTGCACTACTTTGCCGTGGGAGTGACTGCAAAGACTGATATGGTGTTCTGGAAGACCGTCATCAGTGTCAAGCACGTGGTTACCTTCATCAAGATTGAGTTGTCGTGGGTCATACATTGGTTTGTGACCCATTCCCTCAAGATCACCGGAG GCGCGGCAGGAGTTGGTAAGATAAAAAGACAACACAACCATGAAGCTCCTGTCCTATCTGCTTCATGGTTCCTTGCAGCGCCGTATGCTTGTACGGTGCTGCTTCTCACCGACTGTATCGAAAATTCTGCGTATCTCGCGAGTGTATCGAAAATACTGCGTAAACGCGTAATAAACAACCGCGTGATTTTTCGCGTAGGATTTCGGAAGGCTTGGCGAAGAAGATGA
- the LOC135488603 gene encoding FMRFamide receptor-like, producing the protein METIVPGTALGLPEIRPGTTTFSATRRGQSLFYFDFWEWKLQLILWKFAPPVLVILGTMFNGMTIVVVIQRQFGKSSTRILLISLAVADTGVLLTKLVRRWGEKTFNLDFPYALSVFCPIDVFFIYFFRHFSSWGITLITIERWISVTHPLRAKMLCTRKNTYIALSISVVVISALNSHILFFYEILDTKNVECYIRDGTLYKSFWLMKWYWIDLMAFSGLPFLAISYCNCSILYQVLQGQKMRNKLQNSGDHSVASAAKLTSMTRMLTIVSVVFILLTLPVSVHFIVYGQLIVSFVTQKQIAQYVLSYTVTNLLSYVNNTINFLLYCLSGTQFRREVFQMFRCRKSGNGRKSSQTHSRSSRLQTRSD; encoded by the coding sequence atggagACCATTGTTCCCGGCACCGCCTTGGGACTGCCAGAAATCCGTCCTGGCACAACAACCTTCTCGGCAACAAGACGAGGCCAGTCTTTATTTTACTTTGATTTTTGGGAATGGAAGCTTCAATTAATTCTCTGGAAGTTTGCCCCGCCTGTTTTAGTCATATTAGGAACCATGTTTAATGGAATGACAATAGTGGTCGTGATTCAGAGACAGTTTGGAAAATCATCCACGAGAATTTTATTAATCTCTCTTGCGGTGGCAGATACTGGTGTATTACTAACAAAACTTGTTCGTAGGTGGGGGGAAAAGACGTTCAATTTAGACTTTCCATATGCGCTGTCGGTATTCTGCCCTATTGATGTGTTCTTCATTTACTTCTTCCGTCACTTTTCCAGCTGGGGCATAACCTTAATAACGATAGAGAGGTGGATATCGGTGACCCATCCCCTAAGAGCAAAGATGTTGTGTACAAGGAAAAACACTTACATAGCCCTCTCTATATCAGTTGTAGTTATATCCGCCCTCAACTCTCATATTCTCTTCTTTTATGAAATACTTGACACAAAGAATGTTGAATGTTATATCAGAGATGGGACATTATACAAAAGCTTCTGGCTAATGAAATGGTACTGGATCGACTTGATGGCGTTTTCGGGCCTGCCTTTCCTTGCCATATCTTACTGCAATTGTTCTATTCTATATCAGGTTCTCCAAGGACAAAAAATGCGCAACAAGCTACAGAATTCGGGCGACCATTCTGTTGCCAGTGCAGCCAAATTGACAAGTATGACGCGCATGTTGACCATAGTTAGTGTCGTATTCATTCTTCTAACCTTGCCCGTCTCTGTACATTTCATCGTTTATGGTCAGCTCATAGTTTCATTTGTTACACAGAAGCAGATTGCCCAATATGTCCTTAGCTATACGGTTACAAACTTACTTAGTTACGTTAATAACACTATAAATTTCCTACTTTATTGCTTAAGTGGTACACAATTTCGTCGCGAGGTTTTCCAAATGTTCCGATGTCGAAAAAGTGGTAATGGCAGAAAGAGTTCGCAAACCCATAGCAGGTCCAGCCGTTTGCAAACAAGAAGTGACTAG
- the LOC135488605 gene encoding nascent polypeptide-associated complex subunit alpha, muscle-specific form-like gives MTPGGKCCENGKVLVKGTCCQPGTEPTADGKKCCPKGQKIVEGKCCPPGNEVANGKCMPPGTPKPPRPTTTPTPVCPKGEYKTPSGKCCPSGTELSKGKCCPPNTEPVSGNKCCPKGNELIQGQCCQPGMKVEGGKCVKPPGTPRPPVTPKPPTTLPPKPCAKGSYKTKQGKCCKDGQEFTNGLCCKKGQVGSGNTCCPKGTVAQQGKCCKAGQSGSCTTGHTPAPTTTTREPGCGKGNYKTEEGICCKEGTFFSNGRCCPKGQVSTGNKCCPSGTILVQGQCCQPGQTVAGGKCSKPSTPAPTTTSKPTPPPIKTTPRENIPTGKPPPTTSAPTKPVPTQCPKSHYKTGGICCPTGMESIQGKCCPPNTLPTTDKNKCCPKGTKLTQGKCCPPGNKVSGGKCEVPPTQAPVVTPKPTPPIPPPTPTCRKGYYRTKGICCPEGTVVTKGICCQPNYYKAADNKCCPKGTKLTSGQCCQPGQTVSSGKCVTPPTPKPTEKPKPPPPVTTPGEYEFYLLKYVRHDLFS, from the exons ATGACACCAGGTGGCAAATGTTGCGAGAATGGGAAGGTTCTCGTAAAGGGGACATGCTGTCAACCTGGTACTGAACCGACTGCAGATGGAAAGAAGTGCTGTCCAAAGGGACAAAAGATCGTGGAAGGGAAATGTTGTCCACCTGGTAATGAAGTAGCAAATGGGAAATGTATGCCTCCGGGAACGCCGAAACCACCAAGACCAACCACGACACCAACACCTG TGTGTCCAAAGGGTGAATACAAAACACCTTCCGGTAAATGCTGCCCGAGTGGGACTGAGCTAAGTAAGGGAAAGTGTTGTCCACCAAATACTGAGCCCGTGTCAGGGAACAAGTGTTGCCCAAAGGGGAATGAGTTGATACAAGGGCAATGTTGTCAACCAGGAATGAAGGTGGAAGGTGGAAAGTGTGTCAAACCACCCGGAACACCAAGGCCACCCGTCACTCCCAAACCTCCAA CCACACTTCCACCAAAGC CATGTGCAAAGGGCTCATACAAGACAAAGCAAGGGAAATGTTGCAAAGATGGACAAGAATTCACCAATGGTTTGTGTTGCAAGAAGGGGCAAGTAGGATCGGGCAACACATGTTGTCCAAAGGGAACTGTCGCACAGCAGGGAAAGTGCTGTAAAGCTGGTCAAAGCGGATCGTGCACCACCGGGCATACACCTGCACCAACCACTACGACTAGGGAAC CCGGCTGCGGGAAGGGAAACTACAAAACAGAGGAAGGAATTTGCTGCAAAGAAGGAACGTTCTTTTCCAATGGGAGGTGTTGTCCTAAAGGCCAAGTGTCGACTGGAAACAAATGCTGTCCATCAGGGACGATTCTGGTGCAGGGGCAATGCTGTCAGCCTGGGCAAACTGTCGCTGGAGGAAAGTGCTCAAAACCGTCAACTCCCGCCCCAACCACCACAAGCAAACCCACTCCACCACCAATAAAAA CAACACCTAGAGAGAACATCCCCACAGGAAAGCCACCTCCGACTACATCAGCGCCAACAAAACCAGTTCCAACTC AATGTCCAAAGAGTCATTACAAAACCGGAGGTATATGTTGCCCAACCGGTATGGAGTCAATACAGGGGAAATGCTGCCCACCGAACACGTTACCGACAACCGATAAGAACAAGTGTTGTCCAAAGGGGACCAAGCTGACACAAGGGAAATGCTGTCCACCTGGGAACAAGGTGTCCGGCGGGAAATGTGAGGTACCGCCAACTCAAGCGCCAGTAGTGACACCCAAACCAACTCCCCCAA TTCCACCACCCACGCCAA CATGTCGAAAGGGATACTATAGAACCAAAGGAATATGTTGCCCAGAGGGTACAGTTGTAACGAAGGGAATATGCTGCCAACCAAATTACTACAAGGCTGCTGATAACAAGTGTTGTCCAAAGGGAACCAAACTGACCAGCGGACAGTGTTGTCAACCCGGTCAAACGGTATCAAGTGGAAAATGTGTAACTCCACCAACTCCAAAACCAACGGAAAAGCCAAAGCCACCTCCACCAG TTACGACACCTGGTGAGTACGAATTTTATCTATTGAAGTATGTCAGACACGACCTCTTCTCATAA